A stretch of DNA from Enoplosus armatus isolate fEnoArm2 chromosome 15, fEnoArm2.hap1, whole genome shotgun sequence:
tacatttttgcacagaaaaaGGGCTGtggaccccccaccccctttacTTATATATAAAATTGCATTGGAAGGGATCTCTTTATGGCCAGTATGGACAGCAGGAACAATTACAGTGACCAGTAAccctttcaatgtacatatgggcataCCAGTACTGTTTTGAGAATTCAAACCTTTCCTTTAAGAGCTATGCTTGCATTAAAATGCCATATACAGCATATTTAATAGTAATTCAAACGGTTGTGTTCAGAGGGGTTTTTTTGCCGAGAGTAGCACCTTCTTTTTGAGGAACGccttgcacacactcacacagtgacccagctggaagctgcccagtacaaccacagtctgatctgCTGCCCACTGAGCAACTCCACTGGAGCAGTCGGGGATTAAGAGTTTAGCTTTCTGCAACCTTGGATGTTCAAACGAAGAGAAAGGGAACGAAAGACAGAGAGTCATAACTAGTCAGGTGAAAGTTGCCCCGTGTCGCCTATGTACTGTGTGCACTGCGTTTGTGTCCGTGTCCAACAAAGACAGGGGGAATTGTTGGTTGACCGGTCAGGTCAACAGGACGTGAGGTTACAGGGAAACAGGAAGTACCACAGAGTTAATAACCTGCTGGCTGCTCTGCCGGTTGTCATAGTCTGGGCTGGGAGCCCATATTGGGCACAGGGAGGATTAAAATGGGTCCCAAGCAAACTCTGAAGACACTGGAATCTATCAGAGTCTACAAGGGAActaatatatttaatttaatcttaCATTTTTTGCTTTACTGTAATGTTGTGAAGCATCTTTAACTACACAGAAAAGTGctataaaacaaagtattattattaaatctgCCTGTAAATGAACATATACATCCATTTCTGATGTCTTAGGGTGGGTTAAAGGATGCTGCTTCGCTCTGGATTTGGTTTCAGTTAGTTTTAACCAGTTAGTTGGGCAGTCTCTACCTAAAGCCTTGCCTGGTGAGTAAGAGGCAGCCGCTGTGCTCTTTGCTCAGGTGAAAATAGAGACTGGACATCAGCGAGACAGCCAAAATCCCCCAAAAACAGTGGAGATATTTGAGTCTCCCGTGCACATATGAGTATTTATTCAAGTATTAAAGGTgatgaagagggaggaaaacaacCAGGGGCGACCCAAGAACTGCAGCTGTAACCAGCgaagcagaggaaacagagaatgAACTTTTCTGTTTGATAGAGATCTACATTTTAGAAAGTCCCTGAAACGTCAACCAATGGATCACTTAATCTAAGGCTTTTACTCtgaaccccccaccccaccccaccccaccccccctcactGCAGTGTAACCGTCTGAAGAGTGTCAATGAATGGGTTAACAGTGCAAGTGAGCAAGCTACCGTGGAACGGCACAATGCAGGTCAAAGTTCTTAGACTGGTTCGCCGGTCAGCTCTCgtaaagcagaagaaaagaagacaagagAGTAACACGCGAGACAGGGGTCAGCAGCTCGTGAGCATCCTCCGCACACGACTGTGCGCGCGCGTGCACCTCCAACTCACCCACACCACCAGCGGTGACTCCATGAAAGTGGCCAGCAACTCGGACAGAGTCACGTCCATGGCGGTTCCAACGGCTCCCCGGTCGGCTTACCAATCACCAAACAATCATTAATCCACCGGTCAGTCAGTCGATGTCCGCCGCAGGCTCGCGGTAGGTCTCGACACGGGGCAGAACAAAGCCCCCGCGAGGCATCGATCCCCCACTGCACGAGCTCTCTATCTCACTCTCTCGCACTACTATTGTCTCGCGCTGTCCCGTTTCCCTAAACACAgggtttaaaataaaaaaaacaagttaaaattaattttaaaaaactgtTCGAAACACTCCCACAAACGCTCATGTGCACCGCTGACTCCGTCCCGTTGGTTTAGCGGGTAAATATATCCAGTTAATTTTCCGGCTGAAGGTAAAACACTTGATCCAAACTTCGCAGGACAGTTGTTCGCGTTGCCAGGAGACACAACTCGGACCGCAAAGCGGCGAAACTGCCGTGAAATGAGAGAGGAAACGTAAACAGAGTAGAAACGAGTAAAAAATGCACTATAGAGGAGAACAAAGTGCGTTAAAGTAGTTGTTTCCGTTGTTTGCTACATCCCCACCACGTCTCcgtgcctctctcctctcctctccatcaacCTGACCAGCGACACCAAAGGGTTGATTGACAAGGGGTGGCAACCAATCCACTACCGCGCCAAGCGCGGTTCCTGCCCTCAGTCACAAATCAGCCAATTACCGTGCAGAAATTTGGCTGCGCTTCCTCTGAGTCTGACGTCATCGCCAGACAGAATCAACCAGCCAAAGACCTTAAATGGAACAAGATGGTGAGCGTCCGTAGTCCTacgaactttttttttttatttggacttttttgggggattttcGTCAGTTAGGTAATGTAGTGAGAGTTGTCAAGTAAGTAAcgttttaattactttttttcctttgtagTCTTTGCAGAATTGAGTTTCTTACAACGGATTACAAACGATAACCATAAATAACCATGGCTGTATAGCGATTTTAGTGTGCAGCGCATCGACAGTATTGTGGATGAGAATGTGCATTATCTTGACATACTGCCATATTAATTACTGTTCCATCCATGGTTAGTTTGATCTTGTGTTAACAGTAAATGCATCTTGTAAGGCAACAATTTGACCATATATTCCTATCACATTTTGCTTGTCATAGTATTAACAGCACAGGTGTAACTCCATTACATTAATACGGTTCAGTTCCATTTAAATGTTCCAGTAAGCAACGTCAGTGAGCCAGTGTGGCCATAGCACAAGCCCTGGAACTGGGACTTCTAAATGGAATTCTTCTGAAGGACATTGGAGGGACTCTCTTCCTGTAATGGCTTTTTCAAGGTATTCTTGTTGCTCGCTGTTGAGTTTAGGCAGGGTTAGAGAAGTGTCCCTCATCTATCCCCTGactcaaagtttttttttagaggtTAATGAATTGAATTTCAACTGGGGCCAGCTCTTTCAAATTATGGCCTGACCTTCTTTGTTTCAGGTTCGCATTTTCCTCTCTAGCTCTGGAAGTTGAGCAGAATCCTGCTTCTTTTGGAACAAGCCAGAATGAATAATACATCCTCCAAACAAAAGCTGCCACTGCCTCCCAAGCAATACCAGCCATGGGGACTGATGGTGAATGGGTTTCTACAGACGTCATCATCTTGCAACAACAAcccatataaaaaaaatcataataataataataataataaactgcaGTCCAGGACAGGAATTAAAAACGTGTAaggtgaagtttttttttaatttaaggtGAACTTTCCCTTTAAGCCGACAACCACAAGTAGGTttggggaggggtgggggggtcagcATCTTGCTCTGCCTTGAACATCTCTGACTGCTCTTCAAACAGgttgaaaatgaaaccaaagaTCAGCTCAGTTTAAAAGTCCACAAAGACTAAATGCAAAAGTAACAGGTGACATggaatgaattaaaaaacacacacacaaatcactcAGGGAATGGATGATGAAGCTGTGCTTGAGTAGGTGCTGGTGGTTTCCTATGTGACAACTGTGCTTTTGATGGAGTCTTGGACATTTTATGAAGACTGCTGGCCACCTTGTAAAGTGAACCCATTTGGTAAACACGTTCCTCTGGCCCCGTCCCAGGTCCCCTGACCTTTACAGAGGAATTTCATGGGAGATTGGAGCAAGGTGTTTCCGACGCTGATCTCAGTGCAGTgcgacggggggggggggggggggggtttacacatggaggagtggaggggtgGAGTGTGGATCAGACCAGTGGAAATGCGTCAAAGTCATTTCTTTGGGAGGCTCTGCTGAAATCCAGGGTTTGGCATGATCAAGACAGGAAACTGCAGCCCCAGAACAAACATGCGGCCCACGCAAGAGTTgcaaaagaaatacacacagatctGCTTCCTTTGAGCAAAAGAAAGTGGAGTATTTCTGAAAACACAGagcctttatttttttacccTGGCGTGGTGGATCTAGGAGAGTGTAGGACATTGCTGTCCCACTTTAAAGAGCACACATGGCTTCAATAACCTGCCACCTTGTGGCTTCTTTGTGTTACTACACCCCCCCACCACTATTTAAGCTGTCCCTCAGTATACAGGCATGATCAGCTTTCACActggagaagggggggggggttctatatacaaatatatgaaTACACAGTGGTAACAGTGACGTGGTGTCAGGTCTACTCTCACTCTCAGTCTCCGGACTGTTGGGGTTGTAACTAATAACGGCTAATAATTAGTTATCAAGTAGGTCTGTAGCATGTAGTTGTTGCACACTGTCGGGAGGTCAGAAGTCCAGGTTCAGGGTCTGGACCTCTTCACCAACACGGCTGTATAGCTGCTGGAGTCTCAACCGGAGATGATCAGCGTTCAGTGCGATAGAGTTTATTCTGCAACAGGAGGCAAACCCGAGCTGGCTGATTGCGAGTGCTCTTATACAGCCCCCACCTTCCTGAGCGGAGAAGGTGGGGGCTCCACCTCtttcctaaaaaaacaaaccaaaaaaaaaaaaaacacaacccatCATCATCACGTTGTAAATAATGGTGTCATATCTTCCAAATTTGGGATGAAAAATatcagtaagaaaaaaaaagtagtagtagCTAATATTTTAACCTGTAACAATTCATTTCTGATAAGATGTATATTGTTTAGGATTTCGTGCAACTTGACGTGTGTCCAGTTGTTTGTGGCCTTGTTGAAGGGTTGCCTCAAAGCTGAGTTTTCTGGGTTGCAAACTACTGCAGGGTTAGAAAAGTCACATGTTCCGCAACCAAACAAATGGAGGGGCGTTCTGCGACGCGCGACATGCAACATACGTGTAGCTACAGCGTCTTTCGGGGACTCAACACTGGGTGGAGGTAAAGGTGTCGACCATGGAGGCTCTACCCGTCGTGGACAGTGCAAGTGGGAACAGCTGAGCATCAGTTAGGATGACATCGACGCCTGTTCCATTCAGCTGATGAAGACCGTGGTATGCGGTTGAAAGCCCCAGAAAAGCCAGCAAGAATGTCACTTTATTAATGCATAATTGAAGAAACGTCAGCCAGTCGTTTTCTATCGGTcgtctatttatttattcattgtgaaTATTCATACAAAAAGCAGATTTTCTCAGGAAGAAGTGGTGTTTGATAAACAAGAAGTGGCGTCAATTAACTTCACATTCAATACAGTTAATTTCACTtagccgcccccccccccccccctgccctcTTCCTCCTGGACCAATGGCAGGGAGGCAATCCTATTGGTGCATTCTGGACTTCAtaaatctatttttaatattacaaatatataaaggCTCTACCCAGTATTAACAGTGATATGGTGTCAGGTCTACTTCAggtcataataataatacttcaCCGTCTTCaaagacaggcacacacacacacacacacacacacacacacacacatccgttcacacaaacacactaattaTATAATAAGTTCAGCATCATGTGCCGATGTGActaactaaaaaaacaaaacaaaaaaaaacaacattttctttaccCTCGAAACCGTCAGGGCTCCGGCCGAGAGGACATTTCTACTCAAGTGTGATCAGACAGGACAGGAAGAGCCGGCTGACGAGAGAGTCTGTCGTGTGTCGGtcccacaaaaacaaaacaaaacaaaaaaaaaacagccaggaAAGAGCAAGTGCTGTGTCCtttattttagtgtttattGCAATAGTGTACATTTTAACAGGcgagccagtcagtcagtcagtcggtcagtcggtcagtcagtcagtcagtcagtcagtcagtcagtcggtcggtcggtcggcTGCAGCTTCAGGCCATTCATCGCCAGACTCCCCCGCTGCAAAGGAAAGCCGGCATCTAATGCACcgtttgggtgtgtgtgagtgttcttCATAGCAACAAAACGCGGTGGCTCAGTGTGGATTTACATTTCTACTtgatgcctctgtgtgtgtgtgtgtgtgtgtgtgtgtgtgtgattttcacATTTACTCCTCACAGGGGCCTCATGTGTTCACGTGTCGTGCTCGGGCCCAACGAGTCGctcgattaaaaaaaaaaaaaagaaaactaaacaaaacacaaaatcaaatgtttacATTGATTCTTGGcactgcaaaaaagaaaaaagaaaaaaaaaaaagaagtgaaaaatcGTTTTGACTGTCATAATTTAAATACTTGAAATGATCACAGCAGAAAGTCGTCACAATGAGGCACTACGATTCTGCGAGAGAGGAACTCTTAAAAGTAAAACAGACCGAAcgaaaagagggaaaaaaaaaaaaaaagaggtccATATTTTGGTCTCACTGAGTGTCATTTAAATTCCACTGCGGAATAAAAACATTGTGGACCAGTTAGGCACCATCCAGGATCAGCgttgatccccccccccccccccttcaggaCACAAAAAGGTTTACATTGTACGTGCTCATCGATACCAGTGCCAGCGGGTCAATACATTCTAGAAGACGCCGAATCTCTGCAGCTCCGCGGCGAGATTTTTCCGAGACAAACCGTCGGGAATGTTGTGAGAATAAAGCCGGAAGTCATGATATTTTCAGCGATACATTTGTAATTTCGCAGCTTTGATGAGGTTTTATGAGATGCTGAGAATAAAGTTGTTATTCTGAAGATAAACTGGGTGTTGTGATTCGTCGTAGAGTGTCCGAATATCACAAGAAACAGCTCCAATTATGAGAATGACGCTGTTATtttgtagttaaaaaaaaaaaaaaagtcatggcATTAcgacaaaaatatattttctattataAAATGTTGTATATGTTACGAGTTGTAGAATTAAGTTGTAGTTAACATGCAGCATTGTGTTCTCAAAATAATCATAGTGCATCCCCGAAGCACTATGACTTTGTTCTTGATTCTATTACATATAAATATTGAAATCACAACTTTATTCGCACGGTTTTTATGAACACCGCaactttattttgtagtattatGACTTTGTAAAACTGCATCTCCCAACATTATGACTGCCGCGCGGAATTGAGTCGTCTTATAATAAGATTGTGTTTGTAAAATTAGGAATCTATCTGACAATATTGTGACATTAGGTTGCAATATtgtgatatttcactttttatctCCGAACACTGAAACTCTCAAAACTCTCAGTAGTTAACAGTGGCCCCAACTCTCACACAACATTTCAGGTTCCAGTTTGTTACAGGTCTAGAAGTGTGTACTCTAcgactggtgtgtgtgtgtgtgtgtgtgtgtgtgtgtgtgtgtgtgtgtgtgtgctcagcgCAGCCAGGAGCAGGGCACCCACTGGGGCTCAGTGTCCAGTTTGTTGATGAGCCGGAGCAGCTCGTTGTAGGCTTTGTCCTGGTCCGTGTTGACGATGACGGCGTCGAACAGGTGGCCGCAGCTCTGCTCCATCTCCCGGGCTTTCTCGATGATGTCCCGCAGCTCCTCGGGCtgtccacaacacacacacacacacacacgttagtGAGGCAGCACTGAACACTTTAGAGCTGTAAACACGGGTGATGTTTATCTTTGAGCGAGTGTAAACAGTTGGACAGGAACCTTAGGGTTCTTGTTGTCTTTAGCCAATAGGGCTCGGAGTCTTTCCTGGGAGGGCGGAGCTATGAAGATGATGTAAGGCTTCAAGTCTGAACTCCTCAGCACCTTTAgagcctgtacacacacacacacacacacacacacacaaacacaaagacgtTAGGATTCAACCTCCACCTTTTTACCTCATGCCACCCTGctcagtcgtgtgtgtgtgtgtgtgtgtgtgtgtgtgtgtgtgtatacaccaACCTGCGTGTGCAGACAGAGCACACCGATCTTTCCAGTGTTGATGACCTGTCTCACCGAGTCTGTACTCGTCCCATACAGGTTCTTCTCAAACTCACCAGACTCGATCAGCTTTCCTGGGAGaaacgtggggggggggggggggggggggcattttagTCACAGGCTTATGACACTGTCACCACATGTCTTGGCAAGGAACGCcattattgggttttttttcagtcttcaCGGTGCCATACATGACAATCTAAAATGCTTTGGGTCCTTCAACCCGAGTAGCAACCAGAATCTATATGTTTTTAACCTAAATCTGCAGATAAATGGGTAGATCGCCAGAGCTCCGAGGATATGAAGGCGTGTTGATGAAACATTCTGAGCCCCAGTGCTGTCAAACGTAGTGACAGTTTAAAACGAAATGATAGGATTTTGTCACTCCTAGGGTTTTTCTCGTTTCCATTTGTGATGAGCAAGTTTTGGAACAGCCATTCGCATCACAACCACTGCACTGCCTTGCGTTTCTCCAAGAGTTTGACCTGTTTCAAATCGCCACCGGATTTGATGTGAACGCAGCCTTACTGTCACGGAACAAGTGATTATGAAGCAAGGCGTGATCTGACTTTAAGAGTGTCCGCTAACGGGTGTGTTTCCCCACACGGCTCCTCCTCTATACAGATGGCAAAATGTATGTCACTTTACGACCCTTGCAGGCTTAGTCCATCGCTGAACTGAACACTCTTTCCACCACAACCGTCACGGTGCACACAGTCCGTGTTCCTACAGCAGACCAGACAGACTCGACTATTCACCAACTATTCACTTGCACTGTTTCACCGTTTACTTTCATTAGTTTGGTGCTAACTTATTCATATGTACTGTTACGTATCCACCAGTATGCCGAGGAGGCTGTCTAGCTACCTGAAACACACTTTGTCTCAATCTCCTTTTAGCCAGATCGCTTGAAGTTTGGTACGCTGACTGACCAAGTGATCCATTTTACATACATCCCAAACATGAAATCTGACCTGCCGCCAGCTCGGCCTCAAAGGTCTGACGGGACACAAAGTGGTAATCTCGACCGCTCAGCTCGCCTTCCCGACGGCTCCGCGTGGtatctgtaacacacacacacacacacacacacaggggttaGTATATCCACAAACGCATAAAAGCATGCGTACGGTGTTTGTGTGCGTAGGTCTTACGAGGTACAGCTCCGGCGAAGCGCTCTGGTTGGTTGTTGAGCAGCCTCTGCCTCAGCTCGGCCTGCCCGCAGCTGGTGGGACCGATCAACGCGATCGGCCGCTTCCTATTGGCCGGCTGGTGGTACAGAGCCATCTCCTCATAGGTGAGGACCTCCTCGTTATCGATATCTGGGCCAATGGgaggtaaaataataaaataaataaggtAACGAATCCGTTTATTTCACTCGTAGTGGGTCGTCCGAGGCTCCACTATCACACAGACACGCGTCTACAAGTAGCAccgcagacagacaggcatacCATCATTCCTGTGAGCGTTGTACAGcagcttctttctcttcctcttgttcttcttcGCACACCACAGCTTCCCTGTGGACAAGCAGACAACTTCAAACGTATTGCATTCACTGTATAGAAAGAAATGCATTTGACTCTACACACATCTTGTGCTCGGAAATGTACGCATGTGCAGTAAGTTAGCTGAACTGAACCGAACTTCCTCAATTTAATTCCGTTTCCTGCGATCAGCCACTAAATCCTGCTGTAAATAATGTGCAATCAGGCATGTATAATGAAACCATGACCTAAAAGTGACTGACCAGACTTCTCAGGCTCCTTGTCTTCTTCTATGGTCTGTTTCAtggcctctctctgctgctggaaactcTTCCCTGTGGGGAATATGATAGAAGAAAAACCAACAGCAGTCACGTCACGCTCCAACAACAAGCTCTGACGAAAGactgcagccacagacagacaacagaccTGGTACCAGTCCAGCTAGTGGCTGGTTGTCCTCATCCCCGTCCCTGTAAGCCTGCCACCAGTTGGGGTCCGACTGGCTGATAATGTGGAGAATGTCCCCCTTCTGGAAGGACAGGCCCAGCTCTCTGCACGGCACGTAGGGGTCATCTGATGGGTCGTAGTCGAAATGCGCCTTCACGTGGACCTGGAGGACAGAAAGGAagtggggggggaaaaaagcaccAACAGGGAAACATCAAGACATTGTCAAACATGACTTCTGTCCACACATTGTCAGTCTGCTCTTTGACAGACGTTTTTTGCTCATCCCCGAGCCCTCGGATGTCCTGGACTCTGAACTCACCACGGTCTCTTTGACAGGCGGAGGTTTGCTTTGAGGGCTGGGAATAAGCACGAAGGTCAGGAGGCCGTGCATGTccgcctgacacacacacacacacacacacacacacacacacacaaatacaaggatagagaaagagaaaagcagttCTTATTAGAATATGTAAGTGACTACCAGTGGTTCCCACTGAagtgaagccctcttgattttaagggtgtaagaatttatatacatataaacgATAATATGCATGCACTTAATTTCTGTGACGAAGACTAGATTTAAGGGTTGTTTTAGACGTTaatacctttatttatttattcatttattataaagccaggctgcttggactattaaaaggtgtgtgtatgacagtgaaatcaaaagaaaatcatattacggacatacaaaaaaacataagGAAACATCGTCTGATACACTGCAATATCCACAGAATGTTATACACATTGCAAGTTTTACActaacttcctgcaggtattaagttccACTATGTAGATGAATTGTACAGTCAGTCGTTCTGTGCTACTATTGTATGCAATGAATGTTTTTAACACCTGTAAATGCTGAGATACTGAATGACAGCACTGATCATCCTGTGGTGGCGTTTATCACGGCGTCAAAGAACTACGCGCGCGAGGACACATACTCACAAGGATATCAAAGACTTGGTTGACGTCTTTCCCTCTGATCTCGATGCCGTTTATCTCCAGTATTTCATCTCCCTCCGACAGAAGTCCACTCCGCTCAGCGGCCCCACCTCGAACAATGCGGCTGATCACCACGCTGTCCATTTCGTTGCGCACGGTCGCCCCCTGCAGAGCACGCACAGAAATGCAATGTATTTTTCTGCGTTATCCTCAGTTTCCCATATCCCATGATGCTTAGCCACAGGAGAGCTGAAGCTTCTGAGCCTTACGGGAGCCATAGTTGTTGATAGGGGCGGGGGCAATATGATATGCAATCCGTGTCAGATTTACTTTTAcaataaacaggaagtcaagAGACATATTTAACATACTCGTTCACCCTCAGACGTTTGTTAGCTAAAATAgaaaatcaaaagtaaaacgGCCTCAGTTTCACATCTCTTCTGactacaaagagaaacacatttaaatgacacTTCCATGGCTTCTTCCATCCGTGTTTAGCAAAGATTGCGTAATAGACTGCTGCATCTGAAACACGCTCGCGTTTCAGATGCATTGTCCTTCTTGGCCACGCACTCCTCATACTGTATTACATGATTGTGTTTCAAGTGATGGAACGAATGGCTTGAGTTTCCTCTGAAGACGCAACCATTTCCCCGACAGTGTTTTGCGTTTAGCTCCATTCGGTCCGTATCGTGTTAGCTGAATTCATGACGTCATTCACGCGGTGCTTTGGCATACCTACTTTTGTTCAAATGAGAAGGTGTTCACAGTCTGCTAGCCAGAACGGTAGACCCATAGCAGATTAATGGAGGGTTTTGTTTATCAATCCGTCCTTTATCTATACCCGCTCATCCAGTGCAGGGTCGCCGAGGGGCTAGAGCTGATTCCAGATCGCATTGGGCAAGGGGCCGGCGGGACCCTGGACATCACAGAGCTGCCATATATGGACAGACGAGTGGAAGGAAAGCTAAACCCGGAAGTGTGGTGGGATGTCGGCTCTCTGCATAAAGTGATTCGGAGTGAGCCTTTGAGTCTTACCAGTGGGATGTCTTGGGCCTTCTCTATGCGAACTATCTTGACAGTCTCCCCTCCCCACTGGGTCAGGGTTTCTCCTTGGGCGGGCAGCGGCTCAGGCTGCATTTCCCTCTCTGCAATGCTGTCATGGGCCAGGAGCAGtgactgcaaaacacacacacacacacacacacacacacacactcaactacGGGattcttttgtttatttgccaATGCAgcgttgcgtgtgtgtgtgtgtctctacctggatgtgtgtgtctgacagcagGCTGTGGAGTTCGAGTCCCTCTTTGTTCTGACTTGGCTGAATGAGATTCCTGACCTGAAACCATGGCGACATAAAACACAACCGGTATCATCACGAAAAAATATTACCATAGCTGTGACATATTATCACCGTAGCAACTGCAGACATTCCTGAACGCAACACGGCCGCTTCAGTACGTGATTATTTGTCTCATCACGCTCGACTGCTGTTAAAAACTCCCTTTTCCTACAAAAGAATGATAACAACTAAAGCTGGGCTCAGATTGCAACCAATTGGGTTCAGGTTATTCTGCGTTCATTGCAGCTGAAGGAGTAATCTGGTCTGGGGGGCCTTGGTCAGGAGCAGAGGGTCTGTTGTCTATGTGAGGGGGCTACAAACTTAGATCTTAACTCTCTTTAAGAGCAGGAAGAACAATACGGGCCAACTAAATAAATTGGCATAAATTCAATATTATAGGATTATAATTTTGACCGTTGCATGTTTCACTCTGCGCCTGGCCTAATATGATCTACAGCTAAGAGGAGAGCAGCTCTGAGTCATAAAAAGGTATTTTGAGCACTTCCAATCGCCTTGCCCACTGTgactgttttcatctttttgtcatttctccTTCCACTTCATTAACAATGACAAAAGGAACATGTTTCTGGGCGCACGGAATGAACCAAAGCTTTTGTTCTTGAAGGCAAAATGCAGGGCAAAgggggggaggcgggggggggggggggggggggcgctggaGATGCCAACATGGAGCACAAATAAATGTGCTGCTCTTTAATGAGATTGAAATGAGCCATGAACAGGCCAGCCGACTAAACGCCGCGGAGGAGAAGTCACTGCGGCAGCGATCGTACGAGGAGGTCCAGGCCTCACTGGAGCTGGTTGTTATGGTCAGCCGGGTGTCATCTGGTGGTCACCCATAAACAAATAATCTAACTTTACAGAGTTCGAGTCTCTGCTTTGCTTCGGCTCTCTCTTTGTGATGAACGGAATAAAGTTGGAGCTCAAAACTGACATTGGTATCATGCATTAAACAGGCCGTTTGAAAATAAAGgagttgtgtctgtgtgtg
This window harbors:
- the pals1a gene encoding protein PALS1, encoding MAVDCPGELGSRTLPLRRSAQLERIRQHQEDLRRRREEEGRQLDLNASLRLRKLSQHPHIGIDNPTFLQDTHTPQQPALGSQHTHALLELEELLLSLKQVQGCLSDQQSQNDLELVLALLNKSDFQSALKIHNAVATSMHRPSPPYPHTHQALPLAMEVRNLIQPSQNKEGLELHSLLSDTHIQSLLLAHDSIAEREMQPEPLPAQGETLTQWGGETVKIVRIEKAQDIPLGATVRNEMDSVVISRIVRGGAAERSGLLSEGDEILEINGIEIRGKDVNQVFDILADMHGLLTFVLIPSPQSKPPPVKETVVHVKAHFDYDPSDDPYVPCRELGLSFQKGDILHIISQSDPNWWQAYRDGDEDNQPLAGLVPGKSFQQQREAMKQTIEEDKEPEKSGKLWCAKKNKRKRKKLLYNAHRNDDIDNEEVLTYEEMALYHQPANRKRPIALIGPTSCGQAELRQRLLNNQPERFAGAVPHTTRSRREGELSGRDYHFVSRQTFEAELAAGKLIESGEFEKNLYGTSTDSVRQVINTGKIGVLCLHTQALKVLRSSDLKPYIIFIAPPSQERLRALLAKDNKNPKPEELRDIIEKAREMEQSCGHLFDAVIVNTDQDKAYNELLRLINKLDTEPQWVPCSWLR